From the genome of Muricauda sp. SCSIO 64092, one region includes:
- a CDS encoding DUF4856 domain-containing protein: MKKFFLPLLLVTLIWSCSDDEDNDDITIDPDFTVPATYVFERNGESTVSFSGQTTRLLMASEVLSKLRDNTSTEAEIDAAFAHQQGTENFSEADLNASDKQIRNKTAGSYYFSQVAPSMTSVTIKADFDGYITEQVEDVFPFWNQVATEGNAGQLPDGSSTRYVNGRGLELDQAFIKGLTGAFVADQIVNNYTNPNQLAQFEDDNDNDVIVDGQNYTDMEHDWDEAYGYFFGVVDNSENPIADIDAVDDNPDEFLAKYLDNVEANFPGIAQDIFDAYKAGRTAILNKDYDERDAQADILREKIAMLVAVRAIHYLKAGKAGLGGTQPGTTFHDLSEAYGFIYSLQFLRMPGTAAEFYFSRDEVLGYLDTIYNTPTNGFWNVTADNLDTVAEAIAAEFTFTVAEVD; the protein is encoded by the coding sequence ATGAAGAAGTTTTTTTTGCCCCTGTTGCTAGTGACCCTGATTTGGTCCTGTTCGGATGATGAAGATAATGATGACATCACAATCGATCCGGACTTTACGGTGCCTGCCACCTACGTTTTTGAACGCAACGGGGAATCCACAGTTAGCTTTAGTGGGCAAACCACTCGTTTGTTGATGGCAAGTGAAGTCCTCTCAAAATTAAGGGACAATACGTCAACAGAGGCAGAAATAGATGCGGCCTTTGCTCACCAGCAGGGGACGGAGAATTTCAGTGAAGCTGATTTAAATGCTTCCGATAAGCAGATCCGAAATAAAACTGCTGGCTCTTATTATTTCAGCCAGGTGGCACCGTCCATGACTTCAGTTACCATTAAAGCAGATTTTGATGGATACATCACCGAGCAGGTTGAGGATGTATTTCCTTTTTGGAACCAAGTAGCTACCGAAGGTAATGCAGGCCAATTGCCCGATGGCTCTTCAACACGTTACGTAAACGGAAGGGGACTGGAACTGGATCAAGCCTTTATCAAGGGTTTGACCGGCGCATTTGTGGCAGATCAAATCGTTAATAATTACACCAATCCCAACCAATTGGCCCAATTTGAGGACGACAATGATAATGATGTCATCGTTGATGGTCAGAACTACACGGATATGGAGCATGACTGGGACGAGGCTTATGGTTATTTCTTTGGTGTAGTGGACAATAGTGAAAATCCAATAGCCGACATAGATGCCGTTGATGATAATCCGGATGAATTTTTAGCAAAATACCTGGACAATGTTGAGGCGAATTTCCCAGGGATTGCCCAAGATATTTTTGATGCCTACAAAGCAGGTAGGACGGCGATCCTAAATAAGGATTACGATGAGCGGGATGCTCAAGCCGACATCTTACGGGAAAAAATTGCCATGCTGGTTGCGGTAAGGGCAATTCACTATCTCAAAGCGGGTAAAGCTGGTTTAGGGGGCACTCAGCCAGGTACTACCTTCCACGATTTATCTGAAGCATATGGGTTTATTTACAGTTTACAGTTTTTAAGAATGCCCGGTACTGCTGCAGAGTTCTATTTCTCAAGGGATGAGGTTTTGGGATATTTGGATACCATTTACAATACGCCAACCAATGGTTTCTGGAATGTGACTGCGGATAATCTGGATACGGTTGCTGAAGCCATCGCTGCCGAGTTTACTTTTACCGTTGCGGAGGTAGACTAA
- a CDS encoding imelysin family protein: MNRRFFWTLPVLLAFFIWACSSDGTDDTNGGADDDLGLTDDDGASVTFERGVMLTNWADNIIIPSYNGFLTAFASFKTEFDTFQNDRNEANLTNLRQTWIAAYKSWQYVSMFEIGPAEEDGLRLNINTYPTDFELIESHIASGSYDFELPSNRDTKGFPALDYLLNGIADSDTEIVAIYTDPTTGDAHITYVQDAMDDIETRVTSVRDAWQNGYRDTFVENDGASATASVDRYVNDFIFYYEKFLRAGKMGIPLGVFTGTVAPQTIEAYYSEGLSNELFLEGLDAVQGFFNGKHFGSAQTGESLASYLQNLNTLKDEEALDELINVQFNTARDMVSALGAFKTEIEDSPAAMFLAYDEVQKAVPLLKVDMVSAMSISIDFVDADGD, from the coding sequence ATGAATAGGAGATTTTTTTGGACCTTACCCGTACTTCTGGCCTTTTTTATTTGGGCCTGCTCCTCAGATGGTACGGATGATACGAATGGAGGTGCTGATGATGATTTAGGTTTGACCGATGATGATGGGGCATCGGTAACCTTTGAAAGGGGGGTGATGTTGACCAATTGGGCCGATAATATCATAATTCCGTCCTACAATGGGTTTTTAACAGCTTTTGCCTCTTTTAAAACGGAATTTGACACCTTTCAAAATGACAGGAACGAAGCGAACTTGACCAACCTGAGACAAACTTGGATAGCTGCCTACAAAAGCTGGCAATATGTTTCCATGTTTGAAATAGGTCCTGCGGAAGAAGATGGGCTGCGATTGAACATCAATACCTATCCAACGGATTTTGAATTGATAGAAAGCCATATTGCCAGTGGATCCTACGACTTTGAACTACCTTCCAATCGGGATACCAAAGGGTTTCCTGCCCTGGATTATCTGCTCAATGGTATTGCGGATTCCGATACGGAAATTGTAGCGATCTATACGGACCCAACTACAGGTGATGCCCATATCACCTATGTTCAGGATGCGATGGACGACATTGAGACCAGGGTGACCAGTGTACGTGATGCCTGGCAAAATGGGTATCGTGATACTTTTGTGGAAAATGATGGAGCTTCGGCAACGGCTTCCGTAGATCGCTACGTAAATGATTTTATATTTTACTATGAAAAGTTTTTGAGGGCTGGCAAAATGGGTATTCCATTGGGTGTTTTTACGGGAACTGTGGCACCCCAGACCATTGAGGCCTACTATAGTGAAGGGTTGAGCAACGAGCTGTTTTTGGAAGGATTGGATGCGGTACAAGGTTTTTTTAATGGAAAACACTTTGGATCGGCTCAGACCGGGGAAAGCCTGGCGTCCTATCTCCAAAATCTAAACACGCTTAAAGACGAAGAAGCACTGGATGAGCTCATCAATGTGCAGTTCAATACGGCGCGGGATATGGTCTCTGCTTTGGGTGCCTTTAAAACTGAAATTGAAGATAGTCCCGCTGCTATGTTCCTCGCTTATGATGAAGTACAAAAAGCAGTTCCCCTTTTAAAGGTCGATATGGTTTCCGCAATGAGCATTAGCATTGATTTTGTGGATGCCGACGGTGATTAA
- a CDS encoding HTTM domain-containing protein: MAVHFSKYIEHYTEAAPLAVFRIFFGVMMLASIIRFWAYGWIEKLYLEPDFHFSYYGFEWIKPLGNWTYVLFFICGLAAFFIALGLRYRVAMITFFLSFTYIELMDKTTYLNHYYFISLLSFLMIFLPAGSYFSLDAKWNEKIRYQYIPKWNVDCIKLLLGIVYCYAGLAKLNSDWLFDAMPLKIWLPAKFDIPVIGALMGREWVQYAFSWGGALYDLLIPFLLLWKPTRNFAFVLVVIFHVLTRILFPIGMFPYIMIVSALIFFDVGLHKRILSIIARVLKIPTAVFDNGKRWVHPKNSLKSIKYGIIIAFFVIQFLFPWRYLGYPGELFWTEEGYRFSWRVMLMEKSGYAQFKIVNQVTGKWFYVDNSDFLTPFQEKQMSFQPDFILEYAHYLKQHFEGQGHGDIAIYVESYVALNGRLGKPLIDPEVDLTEEKESFKHKDWILPFEDEIKGI, encoded by the coding sequence ATGGCAGTACACTTTTCAAAATATATTGAACACTATACGGAGGCCGCCCCCTTGGCGGTCTTTCGTATTTTTTTTGGTGTCATGATGTTGGCCAGCATCATTCGGTTTTGGGCCTACGGTTGGATTGAAAAACTGTACCTGGAACCTGATTTTCACTTTTCGTACTATGGTTTTGAATGGATAAAACCCTTAGGAAACTGGACGTACGTCCTTTTTTTTATTTGTGGCCTGGCCGCATTTTTTATCGCATTGGGACTACGCTATAGAGTGGCCATGATTACCTTCTTTTTATCCTTCACGTACATTGAATTGATGGATAAGACCACCTATCTCAACCACTACTATTTTATAAGTCTACTGTCTTTTTTAATGATTTTCCTTCCTGCAGGAAGCTACTTTTCGCTGGACGCCAAATGGAATGAAAAGATCCGTTATCAATACATTCCCAAATGGAATGTTGATTGTATAAAGCTCTTGTTGGGCATTGTTTATTGCTATGCCGGTTTGGCAAAACTAAATTCCGATTGGCTTTTTGATGCCATGCCCTTAAAAATCTGGTTGCCCGCAAAGTTCGATATTCCCGTTATTGGTGCCCTAATGGGACGGGAATGGGTGCAATATGCCTTTAGTTGGGGGGGTGCCCTCTACGATTTGCTCATCCCATTTCTATTGTTATGGAAGCCCACCAGAAATTTCGCCTTTGTACTGGTCGTTATCTTCCATGTCCTGACAAGGATACTTTTTCCCATAGGCATGTTCCCTTACATTATGATCGTGTCGGCATTGATTTTTTTTGATGTAGGACTGCACAAAAGGATCTTAAGCATAATCGCCAGGGTTTTAAAGATCCCAACGGCTGTTTTTGACAATGGAAAACGGTGGGTACATCCCAAAAATTCCCTGAAGAGCATAAAGTACGGTATTATAATAGCCTTTTTTGTGATTCAATTCCTCTTTCCCTGGCGTTATCTGGGATATCCCGGGGAACTGTTTTGGACAGAGGAGGGTTATCGGTTTTCATGGCGGGTCATGTTGATGGAGAAATCAGGTTATGCCCAGTTCAAAATTGTGAATCAGGTCACGGGAAAATGGTTCTATGTGGACAATTCGGATTTTTTGACCCCCTTTCAGGAAAAACAGATGAGTTTTCAACCTGATTTCATTTTGGAATATGCGCATTACCTAAAACAACACTTTGAAGGGCAGGGACATGGGGATATTGCCATATACGTAGAGAGCTATGTAGCCTTAAACGGCAGATTGGGCAAACCTTTGATTGATCCCGAGGTGGATTTGACCGAGGAAAAAGAATCGTTCAAACATAAAGATTGGATTTTACCATTTGAAGATGAGATTAAGGGCATATAG
- a CDS encoding TonB-dependent receptor domain-containing protein — MRLRAYSFFVILLCGLSLVGQTQISGRVLDQNGRPILEAEVYLKEPQILRMTDEDGRFLFNDISGGKYTLIVFALEFQVYERELLFSDALDVEIGLQPIGEQQLDEVTLTQEREKVFALQKLKTVEGTAIYAGKKSEVVLVENLTGNLAANNPRQIYNQVVGLNIFDYGDAGLQLNIGGRGLDPNRTANFNVRQNGYDISADALGYPESYYTPPAEALSEIQVVRGAASLQYGPQFGGLINFKFKKPHRTKKMELVSRQTLGSFDLFTSFNSLSGTVGKFSYYTYFNYKEGSGFRPNSDFNSRNYFGHFGYALSDRTTLTFEATVLNYLAKQPGGLTDVQFLENPDFSNRDRNWFNVDWKLYSLKLDHRFSPKTDFSLNLFSLDASRRALGFRTNRVSQPDDPNEPRELLVDNFQNWGAEARVLTRYQLGGKNAVLLLGTKYYQTNNDQRQGPGSTASDADFSFADGDFPNYERQSQFEFPNLNLAFFGENIFSITDKFSITPGFRFEYIKTESEGSFRNIVLDLAGNPLLNEEVEDNRTFERSFLLMGIGASYKASASMEVYANFSQNYRSVTFNDIRVVNPSFQIDPNISDEDGFTADLGIRGRFNDLISYDISTFGLLYDERLGEILRNETRINAAGEEVETGRVVRFRGNIGTAFIYGLETFGDVNLSNLIFPSLDKLKLNYFVNLAWTNSEYTQSNQVNVEGNQVEFIPEINLKTGLNFGYGNFLGSLQYTYISEQFTDATNAPQDVNDNQRGIEGTIPSYDIMDLSFSYTWKKLKLETGINNLLDNSYFTRRATGYPGPGIIPAEPRTFYTTLQLKL; from the coding sequence ATGAGATTAAGGGCATATAGTTTTTTTGTCATTTTGCTTTGTGGGCTATCCTTAGTAGGGCAAACACAAATTTCAGGAAGGGTTTTGGACCAAAATGGAAGGCCCATACTGGAAGCCGAGGTCTATTTAAAGGAACCCCAGATTTTACGGATGACGGACGAAGATGGACGCTTTTTGTTCAACGATATTTCCGGAGGAAAATATACCCTGATCGTTTTTGCCCTGGAATTCCAGGTATATGAGCGGGAGTTGCTGTTCAGTGATGCATTGGACGTTGAAATTGGGCTACAACCCATTGGGGAACAACAGCTCGATGAGGTTACCCTTACCCAGGAACGGGAGAAGGTTTTTGCACTCCAAAAACTAAAAACGGTCGAGGGTACTGCGATTTATGCCGGCAAGAAAAGTGAAGTGGTCCTGGTGGAAAACCTTACGGGAAACCTTGCTGCCAATAACCCGCGACAAATCTATAATCAAGTGGTTGGGCTCAATATCTTTGATTATGGTGATGCCGGACTACAATTGAACATAGGGGGTAGGGGATTGGATCCAAATAGGACGGCCAATTTTAACGTTCGGCAAAATGGATATGACATTAGCGCGGATGCCCTGGGCTATCCCGAAAGTTACTATACACCACCTGCCGAGGCCCTATCGGAGATACAAGTGGTGCGTGGGGCAGCATCACTGCAATATGGGCCACAATTTGGGGGATTGATCAATTTTAAGTTCAAGAAACCCCATAGGACCAAAAAAATGGAGCTGGTCTCGCGCCAAACACTGGGCTCTTTTGATTTGTTTACAAGTTTTAACAGCCTGTCGGGAACGGTTGGTAAGTTCAGTTACTACACCTATTTCAATTACAAGGAAGGAAGCGGGTTTCGGCCAAATTCCGATTTTAACAGTAGAAACTATTTTGGCCATTTTGGGTATGCGCTGTCCGATAGGACAACGCTGACCTTTGAGGCCACGGTATTGAACTATTTGGCAAAACAACCCGGAGGTCTCACGGATGTCCAATTTCTTGAAAATCCGGATTTCAGCAATCGGGACCGTAATTGGTTCAATGTGGATTGGAAGCTATATTCACTTAAATTGGATCATCGGTTCTCGCCCAAAACTGATTTTAGTCTAAATCTTTTTTCATTGGATGCTTCACGAAGGGCTTTGGGCTTCAGGACAAATAGGGTTTCCCAGCCGGACGACCCCAATGAACCCAGGGAACTATTAGTGGACAATTTTCAGAACTGGGGAGCAGAGGCACGGGTATTGACCCGTTATCAGTTAGGGGGTAAAAATGCGGTTTTACTGTTGGGTACAAAATATTATCAGACCAACAACGATCAGCGGCAGGGACCGGGAAGTACGGCTTCGGATGCCGATTTTTCCTTTGCCGATGGGGATTTTCCGAATTACGAGCGCCAATCGCAATTCGAATTCCCAAACTTGAATTTGGCCTTCTTTGGAGAAAACATTTTTTCAATAACGGATAAATTCTCCATCACTCCCGGTTTCCGATTTGAATATATCAAAACGGAAAGCGAAGGAAGTTTTCGAAACATTGTGTTGGACCTGGCCGGTAATCCCTTGCTCAATGAGGAAGTGGAAGATAACAGAACCTTTGAACGGAGCTTTTTGTTGATGGGTATCGGGGCTTCGTACAAGGCATCGGCTTCCATGGAGGTATATGCCAATTTTTCCCAGAATTATCGTTCGGTTACTTTTAACGATATACGTGTAGTGAATCCAAGTTTTCAAATAGACCCCAACATATCGGATGAAGACGGCTTTACCGCCGATCTTGGGATCCGGGGGAGGTTCAATGACTTGATTTCCTACGATATCAGCACTTTTGGATTGCTATACGACGAGAGATTGGGAGAGATTTTGAGGAACGAAACACGGATAAACGCGGCAGGGGAGGAAGTGGAGACAGGACGAGTGGTACGGTTCCGGGGAAATATAGGTACCGCTTTCATTTACGGTCTGGAAACCTTTGGTGATGTAAACTTGTCCAACCTCATATTTCCGTCATTGGATAAGCTGAAGCTAAATTACTTTGTAAATCTAGCGTGGACCAATTCTGAATATACACAATCCAATCAGGTTAATGTTGAAGGAAACCAAGTGGAATTCATCCCAGAGATCAATCTAAAGACCGGACTGAATTTTGGATATGGGAATTTCCTGGGAAGCCTACAATACACCTATATTTCAGAACAGTTCACGGATGCTACCAATGCTCCACAGGACGTAAACGATAATCAACGGGGTATAGAAGGGACCATACCTTCATACGATATCATGGATTTATCGTTTTCCTATACCTGGAAAAAGCTAAAACTGGAAACGGGGATCAATAACCTATTGGACAATTCGTATTTTACCCGTCGGGCAACTGGGTATCCCGGTCCTGGAATCATCCCTGCCGAACCAAGGACTTTTTATACTACCTTACAGCTCAAACTGTAG
- a CDS encoding heme-binding domain-containing protein: MKLVKRILVGLLIALVLLQFWRPEKNVSTENVVADFEAQTQPSNEVALILEQKCYDCHSNNTVYPWYAEVAPISLWIDGHIEEGREHFNVSDWASWDLEKKDHKMDELVEEVEEGHMPEDSYTWMHGKLSQEEKEMLMAWGRKVRTELAE; the protein is encoded by the coding sequence ATGAAACTTGTAAAACGAATTTTAGTCGGATTGTTGATAGCATTGGTACTCCTTCAGTTCTGGAGGCCCGAAAAAAACGTATCCACTGAAAATGTGGTGGCCGATTTTGAGGCCCAAACACAACCTTCCAATGAAGTCGCCCTAATTCTGGAGCAAAAATGCTATGATTGCCATAGCAACAATACGGTCTATCCCTGGTATGCCGAAGTGGCTCCCATTTCCCTGTGGATCGATGGTCATATCGAAGAAGGTAGGGAACATTTCAATGTTTCGGATTGGGCTTCATGGGATTTGGAAAAGAAGGACCACAAAATGGATGAACTCGTCGAAGAAGTGGAAGAAGGACACATGCCAGAGGATTCCTATACCTGGATGCATGGCAAACTATCCCAGGAAGAGAAGGAAATGTTGATGGCTTGGGGGAGGAAGGTACGGACGGAATTGGCCGAGTAG
- a CDS encoding DUF6686 family protein produces MNKIIAMCPSQSILNRTKNGTLSFCHHSKLFHFAFNNLCFELYEWELEKFVTYLDQLDVGYWETELSDSLHQRKIPIPTNTNHLMILINAQELEELKQLLTQKKTFQLLGTADIDYAFMEN; encoded by the coding sequence TTGAATAAAATAATAGCCATGTGTCCATCCCAAAGCATACTCAACCGGACCAAAAACGGGACATTGAGTTTTTGTCATCACAGCAAGTTGTTTCATTTTGCATTCAATAACCTTTGTTTTGAGTTGTACGAATGGGAATTGGAAAAATTCGTCACCTACTTAGATCAACTGGATGTAGGTTATTGGGAAACGGAGTTAAGCGATTCCCTACATCAGAGGAAAATACCCATTCCCACAAACACCAATCACCTTATGATTTTGATCAACGCGCAAGAGTTGGAGGAACTGAAACAACTACTGACCCAAAAAAAGACGTTTCAATTGCTCGGTACTGCGGATATTGACTACGCCTTTATGGAAAACTGA
- the guaB gene encoding IMP dehydrogenase — MEFHQNKIVGEGLTYDDVLLVPAYSQVLPREVSIISKFTRNISINVPVVSAAMDTVTESKMAIAMAREGGIGVLHKNMTMAQQAAKVRKVKRAESGMILDPVTLPLNAQVKDAKASMKEHSIGGIPIVDDKGKLVGIVTNRDLRFERNNDRPITEVMTSENLVTADVGTTLTEAEDILQENKIEKLPVVDKDNTLVGLITFRDITKLTQKPIANKDKYGRLRVAAAIGVTPDAVDRAGALVKAGVDAIVIDTAHGHTKGVVNTLKEVKTQYPELDVIVGNIATAEAARYLAEAGADAVKVGIGPGSICTTRVVAGVGFPQFSAVLEVASALKGTGIPVIADGGVRYTGDIPKAIAAGADTVMLGSLLAGTKESPGETIIYEGRKFKSYRGMGSVEAMKEGSKDRYFQDVEDDIKKLVPEGIVGRVPYKGDLYESMHQFIGGLRAGMGYCGAKDINALQENGRFVKITASGIKESHPHDVTITKESPNYSR, encoded by the coding sequence ATGGAATTCCACCAAAATAAGATAGTAGGGGAAGGCCTCACCTACGACGATGTCCTTTTAGTTCCAGCTTATTCGCAAGTTCTACCCAGGGAAGTGAGCATCATCTCAAAATTTACCAGGAACATTTCCATAAATGTTCCCGTGGTATCTGCTGCCATGGATACGGTTACGGAATCAAAAATGGCGATTGCCATGGCAAGGGAAGGGGGCATTGGTGTGTTGCACAAAAACATGACCATGGCCCAGCAGGCTGCTAAAGTGCGGAAGGTAAAACGGGCTGAAAGTGGAATGATATTGGATCCGGTGACACTGCCCTTGAACGCTCAGGTGAAGGACGCGAAAGCCAGTATGAAAGAACATAGCATTGGGGGAATTCCCATTGTGGATGACAAAGGAAAGCTTGTAGGTATTGTGACCAATCGTGATTTGCGTTTTGAACGCAATAATGACCGACCGATCACGGAGGTAATGACTTCAGAAAACCTGGTTACCGCGGATGTGGGCACTACCTTGACCGAAGCGGAGGATATTTTACAGGAAAACAAAATAGAAAAACTCCCGGTGGTGGATAAGGACAATACCCTGGTGGGATTAATAACCTTTAGGGACATTACCAAATTAACCCAAAAGCCCATCGCAAATAAGGACAAATATGGCCGTTTAAGGGTTGCTGCTGCCATTGGGGTAACCCCCGATGCCGTTGATAGGGCTGGTGCCTTGGTCAAGGCCGGTGTGGACGCCATTGTTATTGATACGGCGCATGGCCATACCAAAGGGGTGGTGAACACACTTAAGGAGGTAAAGACCCAATATCCTGAACTGGATGTGATTGTTGGCAATATCGCTACCGCAGAAGCCGCCCGTTATTTGGCGGAGGCAGGTGCGGATGCGGTGAAGGTAGGAATAGGACCTGGCTCCATTTGCACAACCCGTGTGGTGGCTGGGGTTGGATTTCCCCAATTTTCGGCAGTGCTGGAAGTGGCATCGGCATTAAAGGGTACTGGAATTCCGGTCATTGCAGATGGCGGGGTGCGCTACACCGGGGATATCCCAAAAGCCATTGCCGCCGGCGCGGATACCGTGATGTTGGGATCTTTGCTTGCGGGAACAAAGGAATCTCCGGGAGAAACCATTATCTACGAAGGCCGTAAGTTCAAAAGCTATCGAGGCATGGGTTCGGTTGAAGCCATGAAGGAAGGCAGCAAAGATCGCTATTTCCAAGATGTGGAGGACGATATCAAAAAACTGGTTCCGGAAGGCATTGTAGGCCGTGTTCCCTACAAGGGGGATTTATATGAAAGTATGCACCAGTTCATTGGAGGACTAAGGGCAGGAATGGGTTACTGTGGTGCCAAGGATATCAATGCGTTACAGGAAAATGGTCGCTTTGTCAAAATCACCGCAAGTGGTATCAAGGAGAGTCATCCCCATGATGTAACGATTACCAAGGAAAGTCCAAATTACAGTAGGTAG
- a CDS encoding thioredoxin family protein, whose product MRTIVLTLCLLVATTISAQEIHWMSFEDAVAMTKNEGNTKKVFIDVYTDWCGWCKKMDKDTFQNPEVAAYMQENFYMVKFNAEGKEPIEFDGRTFNYVPSGRRGYHELAAALLQNRLSYPTVVFLDENMKMLSPVPGYQKVDPFLQIARYFGEDIYKEQDWKSYAGVGK is encoded by the coding sequence ATGCGAACAATTGTATTGACACTATGCCTACTAGTGGCCACCACCATCTCGGCCCAGGAAATCCATTGGATGTCTTTTGAGGATGCCGTGGCAATGACCAAAAACGAAGGAAATACCAAAAAGGTTTTCATTGATGTTTATACGGATTGGTGTGGTTGGTGTAAAAAAATGGATAAGGACACTTTTCAAAATCCTGAGGTAGCCGCCTATATGCAGGAGAACTTTTATATGGTCAAATTCAATGCTGAGGGCAAGGAACCCATAGAATTCGATGGAAGGACCTTCAATTATGTCCCCTCCGGACGCAGGGGGTACCACGAACTGGCCGCTGCCCTATTGCAAAATCGCCTAAGTTATCCCACCGTTGTCTTTTTGGATGAAAATATGAAAATGCTTTCCCCGGTACCGGGATATCAGAAAGTTGACCCTTTCCTGCAGATTGCCCGTTATTTTGGGGAGGATATCTATAAAGAACAGGACTGGAAAAGTTATGCCGGGGTCGGAAAATAG
- the lysA gene encoding diaminopimelate decarboxylase — protein MKPNHLVSIAKTYGAPVYVYDAEKISAQYQRLTSAFKDVQSLRLNYAAKALSNISILRLMNSLGSGLDTVSIQEVNLGLMAGFRPESIIYTPNGVSLEEIEEAAALGVQINIDNLSILEQFGAKHPDVPVCIRINPHVMAGGNSNISVGHIDSKFGISIHQIPHLLRIVELTNMKINGIHMHTGSDILDIDVFLYASEILFETAKNFKGLEFIDFGSGFKVPYKEGDIQTNVEELGKKLSKRFNQFCEEYGQPLTLAFEPGKFLVSEAGYFLTKVNVVKQTTSTVFAQVDSGFNHLIRPMLYGAKHEIVNISNPKGRERYYSVVGYICETDTFGNNRRINEIAEGDILAFKNAGAYCFTMASNYNSRYRPAEVLWYQGEAHLIRERETFDDILKNQVDVKDLFNPLPQAVVQK, from the coding sequence ATGAAACCCAATCACTTAGTTTCCATTGCCAAGACTTATGGTGCCCCGGTATACGTTTATGATGCTGAAAAGATTTCCGCCCAATACCAACGTTTAACAAGTGCTTTTAAGGATGTGCAGAGCCTTCGGCTGAATTACGCCGCAAAGGCCCTTTCCAATATTTCCATCCTGCGCTTAATGAATAGTCTGGGAAGTGGGTTGGACACCGTATCGATACAGGAAGTGAATCTGGGCCTAATGGCGGGGTTTCGACCTGAATCCATAATTTATACACCAAATGGGGTTTCCTTGGAAGAGATTGAGGAAGCCGCTGCTTTAGGTGTCCAAATCAATATTGATAATCTCTCCATTTTGGAACAATTTGGTGCCAAACATCCCGATGTGCCCGTTTGCATCCGAATTAATCCGCATGTCATGGCAGGTGGCAATTCCAACATATCCGTCGGGCATATTGATTCCAAATTTGGTATAAGTATCCATCAAATCCCCCATTTGTTGCGAATTGTGGAATTGACCAATATGAAAATCAATGGTATCCATATGCACACAGGAAGTGATATTTTGGACATTGACGTTTTTCTTTATGCTTCCGAAATCCTCTTTGAAACGGCAAAGAACTTCAAAGGCTTGGAATTTATTGATTTTGGGAGCGGATTTAAGGTGCCCTACAAAGAAGGGGACATACAGACCAATGTTGAAGAGTTGGGCAAGAAACTGTCCAAAAGATTCAATCAGTTTTGCGAGGAATATGGCCAACCATTGACCTTGGCCTTTGAGCCAGGAAAGTTTTTGGTCAGTGAAGCCGGTTATTTTTTGACCAAGGTGAATGTAGTAAAACAAACCACTTCAACGGTCTTTGCCCAAGTGGATTCCGGTTTCAACCATTTGATACGTCCCATGCTCTACGGTGCCAAGCACGAGATTGTGAACATCTCAAATCCGAAGGGCCGGGAACGGTACTATTCCGTTGTCGGCTACATCTGCGAAACGGATACCTTTGGAAATAACCGCAGAATAAACGAAATAGCCGAAGGTGATATTTTGGCCTTTAAAAATGCGGGTGCGTACTGTTTTACCATGGCCAGTAACTACAACTCGAGGTACCGGCCTGCCGAAGTGCTTTGGTACCAGGGAGAAGCACACTTGATCCGGGAAAGGGAGACCTTTGATGATATCCTTAAAAATCAAGTCGATGTTAAAGATTTGTTCAATCCTTTGCCGCAGGCCGTCGTTCAGAAATAA